A window of the Gossypium hirsutum isolate 1008001.06 chromosome A05, Gossypium_hirsutum_v2.1, whole genome shotgun sequence genome harbors these coding sequences:
- the LOC121229491 gene encoding uncharacterized protein isoform X1, protein MSLRGRRTKHINFPFRESAQTPPTKQHSAVSTPLFKNKDFFFVFHFQPPIQKKQKSFHALFPSLKILSSLFFSGEIPVTGPPPLVAPPPSPATAHGGRKFKRYGGARHAGMVLAEAWGMVADMVVTKDGASVRGKWGVLAKVSCCLFLFFLLCWAS, encoded by the exons ATGAGTTTGCGAGGGAGGAGGACTAAACACATAAATTTCCCTTTTAGGGAAAGTGCACAGACCCCACCCACCAAACAACATAGTGCCGTTTCAACACCATTAtttaaaaacaaagattttttttttgtgtttcattTTCAACCCCCAatccaaaaaaaacaaaaaagcttCCATGCACTCTTCCCCTCCCTTAAAATCCTCTCAAGCCTTTTCTTCTCTGGTGAAATCCCGGTCACTGGGCCACCGCCGTTGGTCGCGCCGCCACCGTCGCCGGCCACCGCACATGGTGGCCGGAAGTTCAAAAg GTATGGAGGTGCCAGGCATGCGGGGATGGTGTTGGCAGAAGCATGGGGCATGGTAGCCGACATGGTGGTGACCAAAGATGGTGCTAGTGTCAGAGGAAAGTGGGGTGTGCTAGCCAAGGTTTCTTGTTGtctgtttctcttttttttattatgttgGGCTAGTTGA
- the LOC121229491 gene encoding uncharacterized protein isoform X2 produces the protein MSLRGRRTKHINFPFRESAQTPPTKQHSAVSTPLFKNKDFFFVFHFQPPIQKKQKSFHALFPSLKILSSLFFSGEIPVTGPPPLVAPPPSPATAHGGRKFKSFYLFIAACKVWRCQACGDGVGRSMGHGSRHGGDQRWC, from the exons ATGAGTTTGCGAGGGAGGAGGACTAAACACATAAATTTCCCTTTTAGGGAAAGTGCACAGACCCCACCCACCAAACAACATAGTGCCGTTTCAACACCATTAtttaaaaacaaagattttttttttgtgtttcattTTCAACCCCCAatccaaaaaaaacaaaaaagcttCCATGCACTCTTCCCCTCCCTTAAAATCCTCTCAAGCCTTTTCTTCTCTGGTGAAATCCCGGTCACTGGGCCACCGCCGTTGGTCGCGCCGCCACCGTCGCCGGCCACCGCACATGGTGGCCGGAAGTTCAAAAg TTTCTATCTCTTCATTGCTGCTTGCAAGGTATGGAGGTGCCAGGCATGCGGGGATGGTGTTGGCAGAAGCATGGGGCATGGTAGCCGACATGGTGGTGACCAAAGATGGTGCTAG